The stretch of DNA ACGTACAAGCTCTCGGCTGGCGGCTTGGCTTGTCCTGTGGGCGTGTACTGTATGTTTACTACTATCTGCCCTCGTCTTGTCTGttctgtgctgctgctctggaTTGTCCAttggggagaggggggcggcTAGGCGACAAAGGCACGGCATGGTTGGCGAAGGGAGCTTATCGGCAAGCGTCTGGTTGGGGCGACGATTGTCGACAGCGGGTTTCTTATCACACGCGGCCTTCTCCCTTGCTCAGAGGCATCAGCGCTCGTTGGCGATCGGCCATCTCATCCGCTACTGCTGGACACCTTTAGCCCGAAAAGTACGAACGCAACCTGTTGGTCTACTTTGGACGCGTAGGGGCTAGGGATACCTGCCTGCTCTGGTCACGGCTATTCTCCATTAGTCCGGGGTATCACTAACCAACGTCAACGAGCCGGCAATAGGATCTCTCGCTATGGCGACTCTTCGCCACGACGATGAATGACGCGCGGGGCTCGAGCTACCGTAAAAGGGGTGGTCTCCAAAGCCTAAGCAGATATGCTACTTCACCGGGACTGGCACCCGTGATCACACTGCCAGTCACCTCGCAGAATTCACGTCCTGCTTGCTCTCGTCGCACACGACGACAAGGGAGGGCAGATCGGCCCGGTACCGGAAGAGGCCTTCCATGAAGCCGGCTCTTCCGCGCACTGCGCGCTGCGTCCTTGGACAGGCATCCATGGCTCttcagcagcgccgccagggcctggTCTCGGGAATGGAAATGGAAGCTTCGTCTAGCGCAGGCGACCGCTTTGCCGCCCCTGGGtcacgcccccccttctgccATCTGCCATCCATCTCCCAAGTAACCCTTCCAATCACAGCTGACGTCCGTAGCccctgtgcctgtgcctgtctggtccgtccatccgtcccaTCTGCTGGACTGCATGAGGTGAGGCGGCGTGAGGTATCTCCTTCTCATTcgccctcgtggccgcccgcccacgctTACCATGTTCCGCAGGTACCGATAGTCGGGCGAGCCATAGCCAACGGGGgggcctgctgccgctggatGGGGCCTGCAATTTCCACTCACCGGAATCGACTGCGCGATCTCCTGTTCCATCGTTCGTCGGGATGTCGGGGTCGCGCGGGTATCAAAGTTTTTCTTTTTATTCTTTTATGATGTTTCTTGGTGATCCATCGAGCGAACAGAACCCGCACTCTCACGCGCCCTGCATTGACGAACGAGCGCAGATGCCTTGGCGGATGTGGTCGCCCAACCAAAGAAAGGCCCTCCGTCACCAAGCTTCAGCCGTtcgccgacgcggacacTGTATTGGTCACGGCCCAGACCTGCCGCCGTgtgcaggagctgctgctgctgtgcgacGTGCCCACCGCCTGTGTCTGACCTGCACTTCGTCACAATCGGGATAAAACAGTTCTAGGCACGACAGCAGCACGTTCTAGGTCCACatgaagtacgaagtagcagCGGCCATTTTTGACCACGATTATTAGGTTGCTACGCCGCAGCTGAGGAGTGCCCTGTTTTTGTTTTTCTCCCCTTGTTCCCTGCGAGCCAGCCCGccgtgcctggctggcttgaTATGACGGCCGGTCAACGGGTCCCCGCTTGAAAGAGGTTCATTTCCTCTTTCCGAGATCTAATTCTGGCTGATGAATCAGAGAGGGACGTCGGGCCCAGAGCTCGGGCCTTGGGCACGGCACCCCGTCGACAGCAAAAGTCATCGGCCAATGCGTCCCGTCCCTCATCTCACTCTCTCCTTGCTCGTGACAGCTCAAATTGCTGTCGATGATTTGAATGTCTTGGTCTAGCACTGCGGCACGTTCCGTGTCTTGGGCTCTTGGGCCACCGAACCAGCATCAATAGTCTGTGACGACGTGCGGGCTGcttgctgatgctgcgagGGAGGAAGCGCCAGCGACCAGCATCACCGATGCTGGCGTGCGTGGATTTGACTCTGGGAGTGAGTAACTAGCAGTACGCACTTGTTGGATGTTGGGATGCCGTTGGGTTGGACGGCAaacggcgtcgccgctggccgggTAGGCCAtctggcggcgtggcggcgcggccgggctgCTTGCTGACCGCCACGGCGACCGTGGAGCAGCACACAACAAATCCCTCCTACGCGGACGgtccacgggcggcgagtgcctcggccggcacgcCGTGGGATCCGCCGCCAGTCCCGTGATTTACGGGCCGTcgcgcccacgatgccgcggcgTGGCTGCGAACCGAAGGATGGAACTCTCCGGCGCCGCATCCCAAAGAACTCTTCTATCCCGGCATTGAGTTTTGACCCATTGAGAGCATGCTCCAGCTCGCTCGGTTTGGCCTGTCGGAAGCCTCGGCCGCGGGTTCACTTCACCAAGCGGGGCTGACTAATGTCGTCATTGATGCTTGGCatatgtatactgtatgtatATGCTTTGGAActgccgagctcgtcgagcttcaCGGCGCAACGACGAAAAGGTCACACACGCAACGCATTGCAGAGTGAATGAGATCATAGCCACAGACTCACCGCCCCCCCCCATACCATTCGACACACTCGCAgacatggcgacgatgaaggcAATTGgtacgtcggcggcggcgcgtggctGACCCAGCCCGCTCCAGTTGAGGCTAACACGCGGGGATCTTGCTTTCCCCTGTTCCCCGTTGCAGACatcaagggcggcaagggcgagcgCGATGCGCTCTTCATGAACGCCGagacgcctcggccgacgcccggccagggccaggcgCTCGTCAAGATCAAGGCCTTCGGCATCAACCGCATGGACATCATCCAGCGGCGCGGCAACTAcccactgccgccgcaggcgcccaagacgctcggcgtcgagttcagcggcgtcgtcgaggccttcGGCCCaggcgagcacggcgtcttccggcagggcgacgaggttcTCGGCCTGGCATACGGCGGCGCCTACGCCGAGTACATCGCCGTCAGCTCCAAGATGCTCATCCACAAGCCCCATGCCCTGAGCTGGgagcaggcggccgccgtgcccgagACGTGGATCACTGCCACCCAGGCCCTGCACAAGGTGCTGGGCTTCGCGCGCGGCAAGTCGATCCTCTggcacgccggcgcctcgggcgtctccatcgccggcatccaGCTGTCCCgcctggcgggcgcgtcggccatCTATGCCACGGCCGGCACAGACGACAAGTGCCGCTTCATCACGGACACgctcggcgccaccgccgccttcaacTACAAGACGGGCAACTGGGCCGACGGCATCAAGGAGGCCACCAGCGGGAAGGGCGTCGACTTCATCGTCGAtttcgtcggcggcagctaCTTTCAGCAGAaccaggacgccgccgcgcgcgactgCCGCATCGTTCTGCTCGGCACCCTGGGCGGTGGCAAGGTtcccgacgccgacatctCGCAGATTCTCTTCAAGCGCATCCGCATCGAGGGGTCGACGCTGCGCAGCCGCGACGAGGACTACCAGGGCGAGCTGCGAGACAAGCTCGAGACGTACCTACCTGACTTCGAGTCCGGCAAGCTTAAGATCATCCTCGACAAGGTGTTGCCATGGGACCAGATACAGGAGGCACACAAGTACATGGAGGAAGCCAAGAACTCGGGAAAGATTGTCTGCACCGTTTCCTGAACGGTAGGTGTGCGCAACACCTGTGGTATCTTTTCGGCCCAAGGGCGATGATGAACGATAACATGAAACGAATCAATCATGAAAACCATCGTTACGTTATGCAACGTTGCTCCCTCCCGTCAATAGCCTTGGTATAGTGAATATGTTGCCATCCTCTGCCCATCAATGCTCCTGGATCCACTTGAGCATCTGCTCGtacgccgtcgcctgcgcgTCGCTGATGGCGCTGTCTGGATATGCGCCCACCACAGCGAAGCCTGATTTGATATTATTAGCAATACAGTCCCCCATATAGCGTTCATAACAAACAGTGAGTGAGCTCACCGTGTGGCACTCCCGGATACACGTGAACCTCGTGCTCCAGGTTGGCGCCGGAcatggcgtcctcgccggccgccctcaCAGCGTCTGGAAACAACGGGTCGTTCTCGACGCAGACCAAGCTCAGCGGCACCTTCAGGTCCTTGAAGTCGTCAGGCGTGACAGAAGCCGCGTGCGCCAGAGCGCCAGCCTTGATGTAAGGGCCCTTTTTGAGGGCTCCcgtctcggcgtcctcgcccgcgcccgcgccttgcCTCTGTGACTCCTGGGCGAGCAGTAAGACGAAGCGACCGCCGACGCAGTACCCGACGGCGTatatgccgccgccatggctcacggcgtcggcgtacAGTTCGCGtgtggcgtcgacgatgcggtgCAGCACAGGCATGACGCggtcggcggtgatgcgcgCCAGCCACATGTCGATCATGAAGGACTTGGTTACTTCGACAGCCTTGAGCTTGAcctgctcgagcagcgaCGTTGAGTCATCTGTAATGGCTGTCGCCGCGGGGGCtgtgtcgccgccgaagaggtccggcatcaccaccacgtagccggccgaggcgaaTTTGTCGGCCTGTATCTGGTTGTTGGTGGAGCGGATGCCGGTGCCACCGgtgagcaggaggagcaggcgggAGGGTGTGTGCGGGTAGTCGGCGGGCTTGGAGATGTAGACCTGAATGGGCATGTCGTTAGACCCGTGGTGTTTCTCTCTAGGGAAACGGTTTGGGGAGACGAACGTCTATGTCATTGAGCTTGATGATCTCGCCTGTGGCGGCCTGACCGATAGCTGGAGCGAGCTTGTCAGCCGCACCTCACGATCGGAGAACCAGTGCCGACGACGTACGAGTTGGCCTATCTGACACGCAATGCTCCCCGACAACGGGCTCTGCTTGCGACACATTGTCGTCGGCACTCTTGAGGCTGCcctcggcgggctgctgtggctgctgctgctgctgctgctgatgttgttgttgttgctctTGGGTGTCGCTCTCGGGAGCCTTTGTTGCGATGTCAGAGTCAGTCATGGCGGGCGGATGTGTCTGCCCTTGGTAGAAGTTGATAAGaagagctggctggcgaagATGGTTGTTGAACACGGCGAGGCCAGCTGTGGTTGTACTTCGTGCGTAAGGTAGGCTGATAGCCCGCGTTTGGCCCCTCGCGGCAGGCAAGTGCTTGGCAACAGCACGTGGAGTGGGCTGAGCTCTGTTCCTGAACAAACGTCATGGCGCGAGCTCTGACAGCTGCTGCCCAGGCAGCTGCGTCGGCAGACAGTCGTAGGCAGGTCCCCTCAAATGCACATGCAAAATATGGCAAAAATATATTTCATGGATCCGTGAGAATATCTCTAGAACAACGCAGAAACAACCCTCGTCATGGCCTGCCTGGGCGCTGGCGTTGGACCTGCTCGAATCTTCTTCTTGATGACAACCAGGTCGGGTTGCCTGTGGGACGCGccaacgccagcgccagcgccacgaCCACTGGCGCACAAGGCCGTTACATAAGCCACCACCCCGCCATTGCCCTGCGGGGCCGTTTTCCACTAAACGCGCTGGACGCGTCGCGGTTCACGGGCACCTGCAACATTATCGCCTCCAGTCTCCCAAATCCTCCTGCTCACGACCATTGTTTCTTCCGAACGGTGGCACGACGACTCGCATAATCAAGAAATCGAAACGAAACAACCATGGACGCCGCATCTTCCCTTTCAAAGGGGTCGCTTGAGTACGTCCACCACTCCTAACGGCGGTTCGTGTCTCCTGGCTGGACTGACAGTGTCTGTGCAGCGTCATCTTCAATGACCCAGATAAAGCCCAGAAGTTGTTCCCAGTCCCCGTCATGCAGTGCCTGCAGATTAAGCAGATGGCTCCCTCCGCCCAAGGCGGGGATCGATACCGCCTTGTCATGAGCGATGGCGACAACTATGTGCAGACGATGCTCGCTACCCAGGCCAACCACGTTGTCCACGAGAACAAGCTTGTCCGAGGCTGCTTCTGCCGCGTCAAGCAGTACACCCCTAACAACCTGAAAGGCAAAAAGTGAGTCTCCAAGGTCCTTCCCGCAGACGTGCCGCCGATCGCTGACGCGTTAGcagcatcctcatcatcctcgacaTCGAAGTCATCGAGTCACTCGGCGTACAGGACAAGATTGGCGAGCCTGTTGCTGTAGACGTGAAACCGGCCCAAGAAAGTACCATTGCCGGTAACGACTTCTATGGAGCCAAAAAGGAGGAGCCCAAGACACAGCAGCagtcgatgccctcgcggCCTGCCATGCACGCTGGCAGCAACATCTACCCAATCGAGGGCCTGTCGCCCTTTGCTCACAAGTGGACCATCAAGGCGCGCGTGACTGCCAAGTCGGATATCAAGACATGGCATAAGGCGTCGAGCGAGGGAAAGCTCTTCAGCGTcaacctcctcgacgagtcAGGCGAGATCAAGGCCACGGGCTTCAACGACCAGTGCGATGCCTTCTACGACTTGCTGCAAGAAGGCTCCGTCTACTACATCTCCAGTCCCTGCAGGGTGCAGCTTGCCAAAAAGCAGTTCACAAACCTGCCCAATGACTACGAGCTCACGTTTGAACGCGACACCGTCATCGAGAAGGCCGAAGATCAGACCAGCGTCCCGCAAGTCCGTTTCAACTTTTGCAATATCCAAGACCTGCAAAACGTTGAAAAGGACAACACAGTGGATGTCATTGGTGTTCTCAAGGAAGTGGGTGAAGTGTCTGAGATCCTGTCCAAGAAGGACGGACGGCCGTTCCAGAAGCGAGAGTTGACGCTGGTGGACGACACGGGCTACTCTGTCCGTGTAACGGTGTggggcaagacggccaacTCGTTTGATGCTAATCCCGAGTCGGTCGTTGCGTTCAAAGGCACCAAGGTGTCAGATTTCGGAGGCAAGAGCCTCAGTTTGCTGTCGTCGGGGACCATGACGGTCGACCCGGACATTCCCGATGCCCACAAGCTCAAGGGGTGGTACGACTcggccgggcgggcagatACCTTTGCCACGCATCAGAACCTGGCCAGCATGGGCAGTGCTACTGGCCGCAAGGACGAGATCAAAACCATCGCCCAGGTAAAGGACGAGAacctgggcgtcgacgatcAGGCGTACTACTCCATCAAGGCTACGATTGTCTTTGTGAAGCAAGACAATTTTTGTTACCCGGCTTGCTCGTC from Purpureocillium takamizusanense chromosome 6, complete sequence encodes:
- a CDS encoding uncharacterized protein (EggNog:ENOG503NZFE~COG:C) produces the protein MYMLWNCRARRASRRNDEKVTHATHCRVNEIIATDSPPPPIPFDTLADMATMKAIDIKGGKGERDALFMNAETPRPTPGQGQALVKIKAFGINRMDIIQRRGNYPLPPQAPKTLGVEFSGVVEAFGPGEHGVFRQGDEVLGLAYGGAYAEYIAVSSKMLIHKPHALSWEQAAAVPETWITATQALHKVLGFARGKSILWHAGASGVSIAGIQLSRLAGASAIYATAGTDDKCRFITDTLGATAAFNYKTGNWADGIKEATSGKGVDFIVDFVGGSYFQQNQDAAARDCRIVLLGTLGGGKVPDADISQILFKRIRIEGSTLRSRDEDYQGELRDKLETYLPDFESGKLKIILDKVLPWDQIQEAHKYMEEAKNSGKIVCTVS
- a CDS encoding uncharacterized protein (EggNog:ENOG503NYW9~COG:Q) → MTDSDIATKAPESDTQEQQQQHQQQQQQQPQQPAEGSLKSADDNVSQAEPVVGEHCVSDRPTPIGQAATGEIIKLNDIDVYISKPADYPHTPSRLLLLLTGGTGIRSTNNQIQADKFASAGYVVVMPDLFGGDTAPAATAITDDSTSLLEQVKLKAVEVTKSFMIDMWLARITADRVMPVLHRIVDATRELYADAVSHGGGIYAVGYCVGGRFVLLLAQESQRQGAGAGEDAETGALKKGPYIKAGALAHAASVTPDDFKDLKVPLSLVCVENDPLFPDAVRAAGEDAMSGANLEHEVHVYPGVPHGFAVVGAYPDSAISDAQATAYEQMLKWIQEH
- a CDS encoding uncharacterized protein (EggNog:ENOG503NYW9~COG:Q), whose protein sequence is MTDSDIATKAPESDTQEQQQQHQQQQQQQPQQPAEGSLKSADDNVSQAEPVVGEHCVSDRPTPIGQAATGEIIKLNDIDVYISKPADYPHTPSRLLLLLTGGTGIRSTNNQIQADKFASAGYVVVMPDLFGGDTAPAATAITDDSTSLLEQVKLKAVEVTKSFMIDMWLARITADRVMPVLHRIVDATRELYADAVSHGGGIYAVGYCVGGRFVLLLAQESQRQGAGAGEDAETGALKKGPYIKAGALAHAASVTPDDFKDLKVPLSLVCVENDPLFPDAVRAAGEDAMSGANLEHEVHVYPGVPHGELTHCLL
- the RFA1 gene encoding Replication factor A protein 1 (EggNog:ENOG503NV3W~COG:L~BUSCO:EOG09262387); amino-acid sequence: MDAASSLSKGSLDVIFNDPDKAQKLFPVPVMQCLQIKQMAPSAQGGDRYRLVMSDGDNYVQTMLATQANHVVHENKLVRGCFCRVKQYTPNNLKGKNILIILDIEVIESLGVQDKIGEPVAVDVKPAQESTIAGNDFYGAKKEEPKTQQQSMPSRPAMHAGSNIYPIEGLSPFAHKWTIKARVTAKSDIKTWHKASSEGKLFSVNLLDESGEIKATGFNDQCDAFYDLLQEGSVYYISSPCRVQLAKKQFTNLPNDYELTFERDTVIEKAEDQTSVPQVRFNFCNIQDLQNVEKDNTVDVIGVLKEVGEVSEILSKKDGRPFQKRELTLVDDTGYSVRVTVWGKTANSFDANPESVVAFKGTKVSDFGGKSLSLLSSGTMTVDPDIPDAHKLKGWYDSAGRADTFATHQNLASMGSATGRKDEIKTIAQVKDENLGVDDQAYYSIKATIVFVKQDNFCYPACSSQGCNKKVVQMGDGMWHCEKCNVSHEKPNYRYILSLNVADHTSHQWLSCFDETGNMIFGKTANELMELKENDETRFMTAFEDVNCKKLSFRCRARMDNYGDAQRVRYQVMSASLLDFKTEGNKLAELIKQYDINS